A stretch of Paenibacillus antri DNA encodes these proteins:
- a CDS encoding DUF5693 family protein: protein MFDYRDLLEVSSYRSKPSEYMLERLLELKSAGIHSMAVYESNLRELELSGRVQTLSSTEAAMLTDFRLPANEKSTYVLFLGDASENIIQPLVVDAFARLGVEASPWSYEGIPGIELAMPKDEALLQAMDPDPITMAELQSLGFHLVVRLSDQRQPFDAERTDALLADLASHGVNRIVFEGDSVTGAADDAASKSLTVMAELMNQYGIGLATIEMSKPQKGLGKLAHLTDYNVVRLHSLPANMSNMAPEDLADRFALATQDRNIRMIFLNTAASFDTSLGLRKDTVGNLVKSLEGENGALARIQDNGFALGVAEPFEPNGWSGAVSLVLKALVTIGAVALIAILVGAFFPSLALAAFVVGLAGSAALYVLSTTLLSQGLALGAGIAAATLATLFAVRRADAASGGSAALRSVKLLAGASLISFIGIAYIVGLLDHITYLYVLRQYRGVSLLHLAPIAFAFAYVLFFHGETSLRGVALRVRSFLMTNITVLWVALAAVAGVAALYYMSRTGNAGTTTGLERAFRDALQDTLGVRPRTKEFLLAHPLFVLGVYLAATTRRKLGLLLIAVGSIGQLSIVDTFAHLHTPLVISLIRVFYGLAFGLVIGLILIAIWRLLERGWSRWARWLEP, encoded by the coding sequence GTGTTCGATTACCGAGACTTGCTGGAGGTTTCTTCGTATCGCAGCAAGCCGTCGGAGTACATGCTGGAGCGGCTGCTCGAGCTGAAGTCCGCCGGCATTCACTCCATGGCCGTCTACGAGAGCAACCTGCGCGAGCTCGAGCTGAGCGGCCGCGTACAGACGCTCTCTTCTACGGAAGCGGCGATGCTGACGGATTTCCGATTGCCCGCCAACGAGAAGAGCACGTACGTGCTCTTCCTCGGCGACGCGTCGGAGAACATCATTCAGCCGCTCGTCGTCGACGCGTTCGCCCGACTCGGCGTCGAAGCCTCCCCCTGGAGCTACGAAGGCATCCCGGGCATCGAGCTGGCGATGCCGAAGGACGAGGCGCTCCTGCAGGCGATGGACCCGGATCCGATCACCATGGCGGAGCTGCAATCGTTAGGGTTCCATCTCGTCGTACGGCTTAGCGACCAGCGTCAGCCGTTCGACGCCGAACGCACGGACGCGTTGCTGGCGGATCTCGCCTCGCACGGCGTGAACCGCATCGTGTTCGAAGGCGATTCGGTGACGGGCGCCGCGGACGACGCCGCATCGAAGTCGTTGACGGTCATGGCGGAGCTCATGAACCAATACGGAATCGGTCTCGCGACGATCGAGATGTCGAAGCCCCAGAAGGGCTTGGGGAAGCTGGCGCATCTGACGGATTACAACGTCGTCCGGCTTCATTCGCTGCCGGCGAACATGTCCAATATGGCGCCGGAGGATTTGGCCGATCGGTTCGCGCTGGCGACGCAGGATCGAAACATCCGGATGATCTTTCTCAACACGGCCGCTTCGTTCGATACGTCGCTCGGCCTTCGCAAGGATACGGTCGGGAACTTGGTGAAGAGCCTAGAAGGGGAAAACGGGGCGCTTGCGCGGATTCAAGATAACGGATTTGCTTTAGGCGTGGCGGAGCCGTTCGAGCCGAACGGCTGGTCCGGCGCCGTATCGCTCGTCTTGAAGGCGCTCGTTACGATCGGCGCGGTGGCGCTGATCGCCATTCTGGTCGGCGCCTTCTTCCCGAGTCTGGCGCTGGCGGCGTTCGTCGTCGGACTCGCCGGCTCGGCCGCGCTGTACGTCCTGTCGACGACGCTGCTGTCGCAAGGACTCGCGCTCGGCGCCGGCATCGCCGCGGCGACGCTGGCGACGCTGTTCGCCGTGCGACGCGCCGATGCGGCGTCCGGCGGCTCGGCCGCGCTGCGGAGCGTAAAGCTGCTTGCGGGCGCTTCGCTCATTTCGTTCATCGGCATCGCGTATATCGTCGGCTTGCTCGATCACATCACGTATCTTTACGTGCTGCGGCAATACCGAGGCGTCAGCCTGCTGCACCTCGCGCCGATCGCGTTCGCGTTCGCGTACGTGCTGTTCTTCCACGGGGAGACAAGCCTGCGAGGGGTCGCGCTTCGGGTACGATCGTTCCTCATGACGAACATTACGGTGCTGTGGGTCGCCCTGGCGGCCGTCGCCGGCGTCGCGGCGCTGTACTATATGTCCCGAACGGGCAACGCGGGAACGACGACCGGTTTGGAGCGGGCGTTCCGCGACGCGCTTCAGGACACGCTCGGCGTTCGGCCGCGCACGAAGGAGTTCCTGCTCGCCCATCCGCTGTTCGTCTTGGGCGTCTACTTGGCCGCGACGACGCGCCGGAAGCTCGGGCTGCTCCTGATCGCCGTCGGCTCGATCGGGCAGCTGTCGATCGTCGATACGTTCGCGCATCTGCACACGCCGCTCGTCATCTCGCTGATTCGGGTGTTCTACGGTCTCGCGTTCGGCCTCGTCATCGGGTTGATCTTGATCGCGATCTGGCGGTTGCTTGAGAGAGGGTGGAGCCGATGGGCAAGATGGCTCGAACCATAG
- the csaB gene encoding polysaccharide pyruvyl transferase CsaB — MARTIVVSGYYGFNNSGDEAVLHAIVTALRDEAQAAGAEARIVVLSGDPAETARLHGVETAHRMRPLAVLGALRRADALISGGGSLLQDVTSAKSVLYYLAVLKLARWMRVPTFIYAQGVGPIRDRGRFGPMIRSAFEASRYVSVRDDESKELVASFGVAPERIDVVPDPVMGMGLSLPSTAAVTTGAGVRLGVSVRFWRDDRQELERLAAGLALVLEEREDAKVALLPFHLPSDKLASEFVADRLVAAGFGPDRVEVHAGASHPKDMLSEVAGCDALIGMRLHSLIYAATAGVPPIAVSYDPKIDQFMRRLGESPVGDTDSLDADALAAAVLGRLELGKTAWYGEKRAAIEEMQQNSRAPAQQIFRELRI, encoded by the coding sequence ATGGCTCGAACCATAGTCGTATCGGGATATTACGGCTTTAATAACAGCGGAGACGAGGCGGTGCTGCACGCGATCGTAACCGCGCTTCGAGACGAAGCGCAGGCGGCCGGCGCGGAGGCGCGCATCGTCGTCCTGTCGGGCGACCCGGCGGAAACCGCGCGCCTGCACGGCGTCGAGACGGCGCATCGGATGCGGCCGCTGGCGGTGCTGGGCGCGCTGCGCCGCGCCGACGCCCTGATCAGCGGCGGAGGGAGCCTGCTTCAGGACGTCACCAGCGCCAAGTCGGTGCTGTATTACTTGGCCGTCTTGAAACTTGCCCGTTGGATGCGCGTACCGACGTTCATCTATGCGCAAGGCGTCGGGCCGATTCGCGACCGCGGCCGATTCGGGCCGATGATTCGCTCGGCGTTCGAGGCGAGCCGGTACGTCTCGGTGCGCGACGACGAATCGAAGGAGCTCGTCGCTTCCTTCGGCGTCGCCCCGGAGCGGATCGACGTGGTGCCCGACCCTGTGATGGGCATGGGCTTGTCGCTGCCGTCGACCGCTGCCGTTACGACTGGCGCGGGGGTTCGTCTCGGGGTATCGGTCCGATTCTGGAGGGACGACCGCCAAGAGCTGGAGCGCCTTGCGGCGGGGCTCGCATTGGTTCTGGAGGAGAGGGAGGACGCGAAGGTCGCGCTGCTTCCTTTTCACCTGCCGTCGGACAAGCTTGCCTCGGAATTCGTGGCGGATCGCTTGGTTGCAGCCGGCTTCGGGCCGGATCGCGTCGAGGTGCACGCCGGCGCTTCGCATCCGAAGGACATGCTGAGCGAAGTTGCAGGCTGCGATGCGCTGATCGGAATGCGGCTGCACTCGCTCATCTACGCCGCTACCGCAGGGGTGCCGCCGATCGCCGTCTCTTACGATCCGAAGATCGATCAATTCATGAGACGTCTAGGCGAGTCGCCGGTCGGCGATACGGATTCGTTGGATGCGGATGCGTTGGCGGCGGCGGTATTAGGACGGCTGGAACTCGGGAAGACTGCTTGGTACGGGGAGAAACGCGCAGCAATCGAGGAAATGCAACAAAATTCTCGCGCTCCGGCGCAACAAATCTTTCGCGAACTGCGTATATAA
- a CDS encoding WecB/TagA/CpsF family glycosyltransferase — METTVSKAETVTLFGVEVSKMGMRQTVDYLADAVRRRRATHVVTANPIMFMTGFENESFMRMLREADLVVPDGAGLVWAARRLGKPVAERVAGFDLVQELFRVGTREGWNVYLLGTSQELIEAARDRIAEKYPGLRIVGCRNGFFGPDEDDEVVRDIAEAKPDLLLVGRSTYTQDPWIAQHHQRLNVPVMIGVGGSFDVMSGKLKRAPRWMQKAGLEWAHRLMLEPTRWRRMLVLPKFALKVMVFGEKQRTR; from the coding sequence ATGGAAACGACTGTATCGAAGGCGGAGACGGTCACGCTATTCGGCGTGGAAGTCTCTAAGATGGGGATGCGTCAGACGGTCGACTATTTGGCGGACGCGGTGCGGCGGCGCCGCGCGACGCACGTCGTGACGGCGAATCCGATCATGTTCATGACCGGATTCGAGAACGAAAGCTTTATGCGGATGCTGCGGGAGGCCGATCTGGTCGTTCCCGACGGCGCGGGGCTCGTCTGGGCCGCCCGCCGGCTGGGGAAGCCGGTCGCGGAACGCGTCGCGGGGTTCGATCTCGTGCAGGAGCTGTTCCGCGTAGGAACCCGCGAAGGTTGGAACGTCTACTTGCTCGGCACGTCGCAGGAATTGATCGAGGCGGCGCGGGACCGGATCGCGGAGAAGTATCCAGGGCTCCGGATCGTCGGCTGCCGGAACGGATTTTTCGGTCCGGACGAAGACGACGAAGTCGTCCGGGACATCGCCGAGGCGAAACCGGACCTGCTGCTGGTCGGAAGATCGACGTACACGCAAGATCCATGGATCGCGCAACACCATCAACGGCTGAACGTGCCCGTTATGATCGGCGTCGGGGGCAGCTTCGACGTCATGTCCGGCAAGCTGAAGCGCGCGCCGCGGTGGATGCAGAAGGCGGGCCTCGAATGGGCGCATCGCTTGATGCTCGAGCCAACCCGTTGGAGACGCATGTTGGTGTTGCCCAAATTCGCATTGAAAGTGATGGTTTTCGGCGAAAAGCAACGCACGCGTTGA
- a CDS encoding glycosyltransferase family 4 protein, whose protein sequence is MEIAYIVGFVVALAMALGLTPLVKKFAVRVGAVDAPNQRKVHTRIMPRLGGLAIYLAFMAAIMIALPLVSGEKPHVIWGLLLGGTIVTIVGALDDRFDLSPKVKLLGQIAAASVVVSFGVKVDFVTLPFGDGTQMGWLSIPITIFWIVGVTNAINLIDGLDGLAAGVSAIATGTIFVLALIMGNITVAVLSAVLLGSILGFLFFNFHPAKIFMGDSGALFLGFSLAALSVLGFKQATLVSFVVPIFILGVPLSDTFFAIVRRTLNKTPISAADKNHLHHCILALGLSHRNSVLVIYAIAAMFALSAILLSTVAQWVALIVIAVTLLVLQVGAELIGIVQKGRRPVINFVQRLLSLK, encoded by the coding sequence ATGGAAATCGCATATATCGTTGGATTCGTCGTCGCGCTCGCGATGGCGCTAGGATTGACTCCGCTTGTGAAGAAGTTCGCCGTCCGGGTAGGCGCCGTCGACGCGCCGAATCAACGCAAGGTACATACGCGAATCATGCCGCGTCTCGGCGGTCTCGCGATTTACCTGGCGTTCATGGCCGCGATCATGATCGCGTTGCCGCTCGTCAGCGGCGAGAAGCCGCACGTCATCTGGGGACTATTGCTCGGCGGAACGATCGTTACGATCGTCGGCGCGCTCGACGACCGGTTCGACCTATCGCCGAAGGTGAAACTGCTCGGCCAGATCGCCGCCGCCAGCGTCGTCGTATCGTTCGGCGTCAAGGTCGACTTCGTCACGCTTCCGTTCGGCGACGGCACGCAGATGGGATGGCTCAGTATTCCGATCACGATCTTCTGGATCGTCGGTGTGACGAACGCCATCAACCTGATCGACGGCCTCGACGGTTTGGCGGCCGGCGTATCGGCGATCGCGACGGGGACGATCTTCGTCCTTGCGTTGATTATGGGGAACATCACGGTAGCCGTTTTGAGCGCCGTATTGCTCGGCAGCATTCTCGGCTTCCTTTTCTTCAATTTTCATCCGGCGAAGATTTTTATGGGCGATTCCGGGGCATTGTTTCTCGGATTCAGCTTGGCGGCCTTGTCGGTATTAGGATTTAAGCAGGCGACGCTCGTTTCGTTCGTCGTTCCGATCTTCATCTTAGGCGTGCCGCTGTCCGATACGTTCTTCGCGATCGTGCGACGTACGTTGAACAAGACGCCGATCTCGGCCGCGGATAAAAACCACTTGCACCACTGCATTCTGGCGTTGGGTTTAAGCCATCGCAATTCGGTGCTCGTGATCTACGCGATCGCCGCGATGTTCGCGCTGAGCGCGATTCTGCTGTCCACGGTCGCGCAGTGGGTCGCGCTGATCGTGATCGCCGTGACGCTTCTCGTGCTGCAGGTCGGCGCCGAGCTGATCGGCATCGTGCAGAAAGGCCGACGCCCGGTCATCAACTTCGTGCAACGATTGCTCTCGTTGAAATAG